A single region of the Pontibacter kalidii genome encodes:
- a CDS encoding FAD-dependent oxidoreductase, with protein sequence MKRRNFIELLTATGGAVAAASLAVFPEKALAEVKKVIEPNGDETLTADVVVAGGGLGGFAAAMASLRNNQTVVLTEETDWIGGQLSSQGVPPDEHQWIESHGATQFYRDFRNAIREYYKRHYPLTEQAKNNPLLNPGDGAVSRLCHEPRVAVAVFNDMIAPYISSGKLVLLLEHKISDAKASGNKVSELTAKSLRTGKTTTLKAPYFVDATELGELLPLTGTEFVTGTESRKETRELHAPDKANPNSNQAFTVCFAMDYVPGENHVIEKPRDYDFWSNHIPDLQPAWAGKLLALHYSDPRTLKPKNLGFHPEGLKTGDMLNLWNYRKIINKNNFKEGTYAGDITIVNWPQNDYMLGDLIGASEKDFNKHVDAAKQLSLSLLYWLQTEAPRPDGGKGWPGLRLRKDIMGTEDGMAKYPYIRESRRIKAVFTVLEEHVGKENRLKVAGKKNGTTSASFYDSVGTGYYHIDLHPTSDKVNYVDFASLPFQIPLGALLPVRMENLLPANKNIGTTHITNGCFRLHPVEWNIGESVGMLIPFARSKNVIPRKVREDKALLAEFQDFIRSQGIETEWPKNTSSDEA encoded by the coding sequence ATGAAACGCAGAAACTTTATTGAGCTTCTTACCGCTACTGGAGGCGCTGTGGCCGCGGCCTCTTTGGCTGTTTTCCCGGAGAAAGCACTGGCAGAGGTAAAAAAGGTGATCGAGCCAAATGGCGATGAAACCCTGACGGCAGATGTGGTGGTGGCCGGTGGCGGACTGGGCGGTTTTGCCGCCGCCATGGCCTCGCTCCGCAACAACCAGACGGTCGTGCTCACCGAGGAAACCGATTGGATTGGAGGGCAGCTTTCCAGCCAGGGAGTACCACCCGATGAGCACCAGTGGATAGAGTCGCATGGTGCGACTCAGTTTTACCGTGACTTTAGAAATGCTATCCGGGAGTACTACAAACGCCATTACCCACTCACTGAGCAGGCCAAAAACAATCCGCTGCTCAACCCCGGAGATGGTGCCGTGTCGAGGCTTTGCCACGAGCCACGCGTAGCCGTAGCCGTGTTCAACGACATGATAGCGCCTTACATCAGTTCCGGCAAACTGGTGCTGCTGCTGGAACATAAAATCTCTGACGCCAAAGCAAGCGGAAACAAGGTAAGCGAGCTCACCGCCAAGAGCCTGCGTACGGGCAAAACCACCACGCTGAAGGCGCCATACTTTGTAGACGCCACCGAGCTGGGAGAACTGCTGCCTTTAACCGGAACCGAATTCGTGACCGGGACAGAGTCCAGAAAGGAGACACGTGAGCTTCATGCGCCGGACAAGGCAAACCCCAACAGCAACCAGGCATTTACGGTTTGCTTTGCGATGGATTACGTGCCGGGCGAGAACCATGTGATCGAGAAACCCCGCGACTATGATTTCTGGAGCAACCACATTCCGGACCTGCAGCCAGCCTGGGCCGGTAAGCTGCTGGCCCTGCACTATTCAGACCCACGTACCCTGAAGCCGAAGAACCTGGGCTTTCATCCCGAAGGACTTAAGACAGGGGATATGCTCAACCTGTGGAACTACCGCAAGATCATCAACAAGAACAATTTCAAGGAAGGCACCTACGCCGGAGACATCACCATTGTCAACTGGCCGCAGAACGACTACATGCTGGGCGACCTGATCGGGGCCTCCGAGAAAGACTTCAACAAACACGTGGATGCCGCCAAGCAGCTGAGCCTGTCGCTGTTGTACTGGCTGCAGACAGAGGCGCCCCGCCCGGATGGGGGCAAGGGTTGGCCAGGCCTGCGCCTGCGCAAAGACATCATGGGCACCGAAGACGGTATGGCAAAGTACCCCTACATCCGGGAGTCCAGAAGAATCAAAGCTGTCTTTACGGTGCTGGAGGAGCACGTAGGCAAAGAGAACAGGCTGAAAGTAGCCGGTAAAAAGAACGGCACCACCTCCGCTTCCTTTTACGATAGCGTGGGCACAGGCTATTACCACATCGACCTGCACCCCACCTCCGATAAAGTCAACTATGTGGACTTTGCTTCGCTGCCCTTCCAGATTCCGCTAGGGGCGCTGCTACCGGTAAGGATGGAGAACCTGCTGCCGGCTAATAAGAACATCGGTACCACCCACATTACCAACGGCTGTTTCCGCCTCCACCCGGTAGAGTGGAACATTGGGGAATCGGTGGGCATGCTCATCCCGTTTGCGCGCAGTAAAAATGTGATCCCCAGAAAAGTAAGGGAGGACAAGGCATTGCTAGCCGAGTTTCAGGATTTTATCCGGTCGCAGGGAATTGAAACGGAATGGCCCAAAAATACTTCCTCCGATGAGGCATAA
- a CDS encoding Gfo/Idh/MocA family protein has product MGLSLSPLAALAQDAKPKKGKRIGIIGLDTSHSIAFTKTFNAPDAGPEYGGYKVVAAYPHGSKDIQESVQRIPEYTEEIQKYGVKIVDSIKRLLSDVDVVLLETNDGRLHLEQALQVIKAKKTLFIDKPMTASLSDAIAIFAAAEKANVPVFSSSSLRFMANVQEVINGKYGKVYGADTYSPATLESTHPDLYWYGIHGVETLFSVMGKGCKSVTRYYTEGADVVVGTWEDNRVGTFRGLRAGRTDFGGSCFAEKGIVSLGPFTGYNPMLVEIAKFFDTGKPPVSPAETLEILAFMGAADESKKQGGALVTLEEMFKKAGATKS; this is encoded by the coding sequence ATGGGGTTGAGCTTGTCGCCTTTGGCTGCGCTGGCCCAGGATGCCAAACCCAAAAAAGGCAAAAGAATAGGCATTATCGGATTGGATACGTCGCATAGTATTGCTTTCACCAAAACGTTCAACGCGCCTGATGCAGGTCCGGAATATGGCGGCTACAAGGTAGTGGCGGCCTACCCGCACGGCAGCAAAGACATTCAGGAAAGTGTGCAGCGGATTCCGGAATACACGGAAGAAATACAGAAGTATGGCGTCAAGATCGTAGACTCGATCAAGCGCCTGCTGTCCGACGTGGATGTGGTGCTGCTGGAGACAAACGATGGGCGGCTGCACCTGGAGCAGGCCCTGCAGGTCATCAAGGCGAAAAAAACGCTTTTCATCGACAAGCCCATGACGGCTTCCCTCAGCGACGCAATCGCCATTTTTGCGGCTGCCGAGAAAGCGAATGTGCCCGTATTCTCTTCCTCGTCACTACGTTTTATGGCCAATGTGCAGGAGGTGATCAACGGGAAGTATGGAAAAGTATACGGCGCTGATACCTACAGCCCGGCCACGCTGGAGAGCACGCACCCGGACCTCTACTGGTATGGTATCCATGGTGTGGAAACACTGTTCTCCGTCATGGGCAAAGGATGCAAAAGTGTTACCCGGTATTACACGGAAGGAGCGGATGTAGTGGTCGGCACCTGGGAGGATAACCGGGTGGGCACTTTCCGGGGACTCCGGGCTGGCAGAACCGACTTTGGTGGTAGTTGCTTTGCCGAGAAGGGCATTGTGTCGTTGGGACCCTTCACAGGATATAACCCCATGCTGGTAGAGATAGCCAAATTTTTTGATACAGGTAAACCACCGGTAAGCCCTGCCGAGACATTGGAGATCCTTGCGTTTATGGGTGCCGCGGATGAAAGCAAAAAGCAGGGAGGTGCTCTGGTGACGCTGGAGGAAATGTTCAAAAAGGCTGGGGCCACCAAGTCCTAA
- a CDS encoding dihydrodipicolinate synthase family protein produces the protein MAQILDSKLKALLHEGTVIPAHPLALNADRKLDERMQRQLTRYYMASGAGGVAVGVHSTQFEIRDPQINLYETVLQLAAEEVEKAKLDRPFIKVAGICGPTAQATKEAEIALKYGYDIGLLSMGGLQGWSEAQILERVREVARIMPVFGFYLQPSVGGRIFSYDFWLQFAEIDNVEAIKVASFNRYQTLDVMRAVCHSSRRDEIAMYTGNDDNIIPDLLTAYRFTINGQAVEKELVGGLLGHWAVWTSKAVELLEEIKAYRQDKTAEAADALLTKGTEVTDVNAAMFDPAHAFHGCIPGIHEILRRQGLLEGRWCLNPKEDLSEGQMEEIDRVYAAYPHLNDDEFVKVFLKKENILV, from the coding sequence ATGGCACAGATACTAGATTCAAAACTCAAAGCATTGTTACATGAGGGCACGGTGATTCCAGCGCACCCGCTGGCCCTGAACGCGGATCGAAAACTGGATGAGCGGATGCAGCGCCAGCTGACCCGCTACTACATGGCCAGTGGTGCCGGTGGCGTGGCGGTAGGTGTGCACTCCACGCAGTTCGAGATACGGGATCCACAGATCAACCTCTATGAAACAGTACTACAGCTGGCCGCCGAGGAGGTGGAGAAGGCAAAGTTGGACCGCCCGTTCATCAAGGTGGCCGGTATCTGCGGCCCTACAGCGCAGGCCACAAAAGAAGCTGAAATAGCTTTAAAGTATGGCTATGACATCGGTTTGCTGAGTATGGGCGGTTTGCAAGGCTGGTCAGAAGCGCAGATCCTGGAGCGCGTGCGGGAAGTGGCCCGCATCATGCCCGTGTTTGGGTTTTACCTGCAGCCATCGGTGGGAGGCCGCATTTTTAGCTACGACTTTTGGCTCCAGTTTGCCGAAATCGACAACGTGGAAGCCATCAAAGTAGCCTCCTTCAACCGCTACCAAACCCTGGATGTCATGCGGGCTGTCTGCCACTCCTCGAGAAGAGACGAGATAGCCATGTATACCGGCAACGACGATAACATCATTCCAGACCTGCTGACGGCCTACCGCTTTACCATCAACGGACAAGCCGTGGAGAAAGAGCTTGTGGGTGGTTTGCTGGGGCACTGGGCAGTCTGGACGAGCAAAGCAGTGGAACTGCTGGAGGAGATCAAAGCTTACCGTCAGGATAAAACGGCGGAAGCGGCGGATGCGCTCTTAACCAAAGGCACTGAGGTAACCGATGTGAATGCGGCCATGTTTGATCCGGCGCACGCTTTCCATGGCTGCATTCCGGGCATCCATGAAATATTGCGAAGGCAAGGACTGCTGGAGGGACGCTGGTGCCTTAATCCGAAAGAAGATCTCTCCGAAGGACAGATGGAAGAGATCGATAGGGTCTATGCAGCCTACCCTCACCTGAACGATGACGAATTTGTAAAAGTCTTTTTGAAGAAGGAAAATATCCTGGTATGA
- a CDS encoding ligand-binding sensor domain-containing protein, whose amino-acid sequence MMRKLTYAALLWLGIACLSPGWAQTASGKYKNLGPQVYASLIQGSVFADDAAGKSYAYTVVRGRPAHFVGYSLDPLKLVVDAALPETDGSWDVEVSTDGIVYIAAANGVLFQHVPGTDAVTSLGIVLPGEKVIWDLAAGKDGEIFGGTYPGCRVFRYHPKDGFSDVGRGPLVEDENYVRSVTYHRETGKIYAGIASHSAMVELDPKTGEKKQLLPDQDRDQEAIYHINLVHGLKGGDRVFGWLTGPTERVTTIYNLKTRKFEAYMPTMDVKSIIKAPKGSKVYYTAGKKLYEIDYAAKVPEPKELASTEGETKTVRWGKNGMLYLLTGSKHIHTFNPKTGHLTTEKVDIPGQPIDIQSIGIGPDGLVWSGGYLAGGHATYNPKTGENRQLPGLDQTEGLANLGTEIYFGIYAKARLYAYDTQKPWDLKQNNPRLLGQIKGQDRPFAVLGLEKLNKVLFGTVPGYGQLGGALVAYDVAADKLETITNLIPDQSIVSLVEAGDLVIGGTSIFGGLGGKPTQAEAKVFGWDPVRKQKTFELVPVPGAMAITGLMKGPDGHIWGFADGDLFVLDVAKCSVISTHRLFEIHTRPSHIWRSAFMMTHPSGVVYASVNGRFLKIDPHTMQMTQLEENVGMPVMDEQGKLYFKRGMDLWLYEPEATVE is encoded by the coding sequence ATGATGCGCAAGTTAACATATGCTGCGCTGCTCTGGCTGGGAATAGCTTGCCTTTCCCCCGGCTGGGCGCAGACCGCTTCCGGTAAGTATAAAAACCTTGGGCCGCAGGTGTATGCCTCGCTTATCCAGGGGAGTGTTTTTGCCGATGACGCTGCTGGGAAGAGCTATGCCTATACTGTAGTAAGAGGCAGGCCGGCCCATTTTGTTGGCTATAGCCTGGACCCGCTTAAGTTAGTGGTGGATGCAGCGCTCCCTGAAACGGATGGCTCCTGGGATGTGGAGGTATCGACGGATGGAATCGTGTACATCGCAGCCGCCAACGGGGTGCTGTTCCAACATGTGCCGGGCACCGACGCGGTCACAAGCCTGGGCATAGTGCTGCCCGGTGAAAAAGTGATCTGGGACCTGGCTGCCGGCAAAGACGGGGAGATCTTCGGGGGGACTTACCCCGGTTGCCGTGTGTTTCGCTACCACCCAAAAGATGGCTTCAGCGATGTGGGCCGCGGCCCGTTGGTAGAGGACGAGAACTACGTGAGGAGCGTAACCTATCACCGGGAAACCGGAAAAATATACGCAGGCATTGCCTCGCACTCGGCCATGGTGGAACTGGACCCGAAGACAGGCGAGAAAAAGCAGCTTCTTCCTGATCAGGACAGAGACCAGGAGGCCATCTACCACATCAACTTAGTGCATGGCCTGAAAGGTGGCGATAGAGTGTTTGGCTGGCTCACAGGACCAACCGAACGGGTAACTACCATCTATAACCTAAAGACCAGAAAGTTTGAGGCCTATATGCCTACCATGGATGTAAAGTCCATCATCAAAGCACCTAAAGGCTCTAAAGTATACTATACGGCAGGCAAAAAGCTCTACGAGATCGACTACGCCGCAAAAGTGCCGGAGCCGAAAGAACTGGCCAGTACAGAAGGGGAAACCAAAACAGTGCGCTGGGGCAAAAACGGGATGCTATACTTGCTGACGGGAAGCAAACACATCCATACCTTTAACCCGAAAACCGGCCATCTTACGACCGAGAAAGTAGATATCCCAGGCCAGCCGATTGATATTCAATCTATCGGAATAGGGCCTGACGGATTGGTTTGGTCGGGCGGGTACCTGGCGGGTGGACATGCCACCTACAACCCCAAAACCGGAGAGAACAGGCAGTTGCCGGGTTTAGACCAGACAGAGGGGCTGGCAAATCTGGGCACTGAAATATACTTTGGAATCTATGCCAAGGCACGGCTTTATGCCTATGACACCCAAAAGCCCTGGGATTTGAAGCAAAACAACCCCAGGCTGCTGGGGCAGATCAAGGGGCAGGACCGACCGTTTGCCGTGCTGGGTTTGGAGAAACTGAACAAGGTGCTATTCGGCACCGTGCCAGGGTATGGACAATTGGGCGGTGCCCTGGTAGCGTATGACGTAGCTGCCGATAAACTGGAAACCATCACGAACCTTATTCCGGATCAGTCGATTGTGAGCCTGGTAGAAGCAGGAGACTTGGTGATTGGGGGAACTTCCATCTTCGGAGGGCTTGGCGGGAAACCAACCCAAGCCGAGGCCAAAGTCTTTGGGTGGGACCCCGTCCGGAAACAGAAAACGTTCGAGCTGGTGCCGGTGCCCGGCGCGATGGCCATCACCGGTTTGATGAAAGGGCCGGATGGCCATATCTGGGGCTTTGCCGATGGAGACTTATTTGTGCTTGATGTTGCCAAATGCAGTGTCATCTCCACGCACCGGCTGTTTGAGATTCATACCCGACCTTCCCACATCTGGCGCAGCGCTTTTATGATGACACATCCTTCGGGAGTGGTGTATGCCTCTGTCAATGGCAGGTTTTTAAAGATCGACCCTCACACCATGCAGATGACGCAGCTAGAAGAAAATGTAGGGATGCCGGTCATGGATGAGCAGGGTAAGTTATACTTCAAAAGAGGGATGGACCTGTGGCTGTATGAGCCGGAGGCTACTGTAGAGTAA
- a CDS encoding NAD-dependent epimerase/dehydratase family protein, which yields MKDLEKLEYELLSPSDKLLQDMAKIKGDILLLGIGGKMGPSMGKLAKRAVEEAGLNKRIIGVSRFSDGGLRDELESHGIETIAADLLNEDELRKLPEVENVLYLAGNKFGTTGKEAFTWAMNAYLPGRVAEKYSASNIVAFSTGNVYPLVPVTSGGLSEEYPASPVGEYGQSCLGRERIFQYFSQKNNTPTLIYRLNYAVDFRYGVILEIAKAVYEGREIDLRTGNVNVIWQGDANEIALRSLLHCESPAKILNVSGPETLSVQWVAEQFGQLFDKEPKFMHEAQPTALLSNASEAHKLFGYPRVTIREIIDITALWLTEGGSTFGKATHFQEREGKF from the coding sequence ATGAAAGATTTAGAAAAACTAGAGTATGAATTGCTGAGTCCCTCCGATAAGCTGCTGCAAGATATGGCCAAGATCAAGGGGGACATTCTACTGCTGGGCATTGGCGGGAAGATGGGGCCAAGTATGGGCAAGCTTGCCAAACGTGCAGTGGAGGAAGCCGGCTTGAACAAACGCATCATTGGCGTTTCCAGGTTCTCGGACGGCGGCCTGCGAGACGAGTTGGAGAGCCACGGCATCGAAACGATTGCAGCCGATCTGCTCAATGAGGATGAGCTGAGGAAGCTACCGGAGGTGGAGAACGTGCTTTATCTGGCGGGCAACAAGTTCGGCACCACCGGCAAGGAAGCCTTTACCTGGGCCATGAACGCCTACCTGCCCGGGCGGGTGGCGGAGAAGTATAGCGCCTCGAACATTGTGGCCTTCTCTACTGGTAACGTGTACCCGCTTGTCCCGGTAACCTCAGGCGGCTTGTCAGAAGAATACCCCGCATCCCCGGTAGGGGAGTATGGCCAGTCTTGCCTCGGCAGGGAACGCATCTTCCAGTACTTCTCGCAAAAGAACAATACCCCTACACTCATTTACCGCCTTAACTACGCCGTTGACTTTCGATATGGCGTGATACTGGAGATTGCCAAGGCCGTGTACGAGGGCCGTGAAATAGACCTACGGACAGGCAACGTGAATGTGATCTGGCAAGGCGACGCCAACGAGATCGCGCTGCGCTCGCTTTTGCACTGCGAGTCCCCGGCTAAAATACTTAATGTGAGTGGCCCCGAGACCCTATCGGTACAATGGGTGGCGGAGCAGTTCGGTCAGCTTTTCGACAAAGAGCCAAAGTTCATGCATGAAGCACAGCCGACCGCCTTGTTGAGCAATGCCTCGGAGGCACATAAACTGTTTGGCTACCCGCGGGTGACCATCCGCGAGATCATCGACATTACCGCGCTATGGTTAACAGAAGGTGGCTCTACCTTTGGCAAAGCGACACATTTTCAGGAAAGAGAAGGGAAGTTTTAA
- a CDS encoding PQQ-dependent sugar dehydrogenase: MRHKAIAALFFAALVGCVSSRDQEVIRKEYPIESTLELGTSVLGVSVVADSLDVPWDIAWGADGSIWMTELKGTVSRLDLSTGEKHELLKIEDVWHKRTAGLLGMALHPDMERHPYVFVNYTAREGKDSVIVSKLVRYTYKADTLTNAKTLLQVEGNTGHNGARVAFTNDGKLLWATGDAVKDGYAQDSTILNGKILRINIDGSVPKDNPIKGSYVWAWGFRNMQGLAVASDGQIYTSEHGDAIEDEINLVKPLQNYGWPEIEGFHDKDKEKTIAAKYQRTEPLKSWTPTIAPAGIAMYESDAIPEWKNAILLGTLKGKSLRVLKLNATGTAITSEEIFWENQYGRLRDICVSPTGDIYVATSNRDWNPSPGFPKENDDRILLIRKIKKSEIPAQLLASNTKGGGAVTQEVTGATLYSQYCSSCHKDDGAGVAGTFPPLQGAEQVTGDKAVLMNIVLNGLSGPIVVKGSKYDQAMPAFSFLKDEELASILTYIRSSWGNSASAVSTDEVQSFRKK, from the coding sequence ATGAGGCATAAGGCAATAGCAGCCCTGTTTTTCGCAGCGCTGGTCGGTTGCGTTAGCAGCAGAGACCAGGAGGTGATCCGGAAAGAGTACCCCATTGAGTCTACGCTCGAGCTGGGCACTTCGGTGCTGGGGGTAAGCGTGGTGGCCGATAGCCTGGACGTTCCCTGGGACATTGCCTGGGGAGCCGATGGCAGCATCTGGATGACAGAGCTGAAAGGCACCGTGAGCAGGCTGGACCTGAGCACCGGGGAAAAGCACGAGCTGCTTAAAATAGAGGATGTGTGGCATAAGCGAACGGCCGGGCTGTTGGGCATGGCCCTGCACCCGGACATGGAGCGCCACCCTTATGTGTTTGTGAACTATACGGCGCGCGAAGGCAAGGACAGTGTCATTGTCTCCAAGCTTGTCCGGTATACCTATAAAGCCGATACGCTCACCAACGCCAAAACCTTGCTGCAGGTAGAAGGCAACACGGGCCACAACGGAGCGCGCGTGGCTTTTACAAATGACGGGAAGCTGCTGTGGGCCACCGGCGATGCCGTGAAAGATGGGTATGCACAGGACTCGACCATCTTAAACGGCAAAATTCTTCGGATAAATATTGATGGCTCTGTGCCGAAAGATAATCCGATCAAAGGAAGCTACGTCTGGGCGTGGGGTTTTCGGAACATGCAGGGCCTAGCAGTTGCTTCTGATGGGCAGATTTATACTTCTGAACATGGCGATGCGATCGAAGATGAAATCAACCTGGTGAAGCCCTTGCAGAACTATGGTTGGCCCGAGATAGAGGGCTTCCATGACAAGGACAAAGAGAAAACCATCGCGGCAAAGTATCAGCGAACAGAACCCCTAAAGTCCTGGACGCCTACTATTGCACCGGCCGGAATTGCCATGTACGAGTCTGATGCCATCCCGGAGTGGAAAAACGCTATTCTGCTCGGTACCCTGAAAGGCAAGAGCCTGCGGGTGTTGAAGCTGAACGCAACTGGAACAGCCATTACCTCCGAGGAGATTTTCTGGGAGAACCAATACGGCAGGCTTCGGGATATCTGCGTCTCCCCAACGGGTGATATTTATGTAGCCACCAGCAACCGCGACTGGAACCCCTCGCCGGGTTTCCCGAAAGAAAACGATGACCGGATTCTGCTCATTCGAAAAATCAAAAAGTCAGAGATACCGGCACAACTGCTCGCTTCCAATACAAAAGGCGGGGGAGCCGTGACGCAGGAGGTGACAGGGGCAACCTTGTACAGCCAGTACTGCTCCTCCTGCCACAAAGACGATGGCGCGGGCGTTGCCGGCACGTTTCCGCCGCTGCAGGGGGCCGAGCAGGTAACGGGAGACAAAGCCGTGCTGATGAACATTGTGCTCAATGGCTTGTCCGGTCCGATCGTGGTAAAGGGCAGCAAGTATGATCAGGCCATGCCTGCTTTCAGTTTCCTGAAAGACGAGGAACTGGCCAGCATCCTGACCTACATCCGGAGCAGTTGGGGCAACAGTGCCTCCGCTGTAAGTACAGACGAAGTGCAATCCTTTAGAAAGAAATAA
- a CDS encoding NRAMP family divalent metal transporter: protein MTAPVTEKKPTRDSALKRWLLSLGPGIITAALVFGPSKMTITSKMGADYGYSLLWIVVVAIFFMVVFAGMGARIGAVNKGSLLSLIRQQWGRPVAIAIGVGVFLVTTSFQAGNSIGVGIAIAEGTGTSPILWVLVFNMFGISLLFFRSFYKMLEKLMIFLVALMLFSFVTTLFMADPDAVGVANGFVPAVPIGSAGLIIAFTASCFSIVGAFYQSYLVQERAKLSKSTDKDGNITGGSTTGILILGVMSAVVLICAASVLHPQGIKVDSASQMAKALEPLFGGNASALFLAGLFGASFSSLVGNATVGGSLLGDALGYGSNLNSKQVKLFIALVMVAGATIAILFGKLPLELIVFAQSVTIFLVPFIGVAMYLTANKASVMGEHRNSLITKIFGGLGLLLLIGLAVSNAIDMLK from the coding sequence ATGACCGCTCCCGTTACAGAAAAGAAACCCACACGTGATAGTGCCCTGAAAAGGTGGCTGCTCTCTCTTGGTCCTGGTATCATCACCGCGGCCCTGGTTTTCGGCCCCAGCAAGATGACGATCACCTCCAAGATGGGGGCAGACTATGGCTATTCGCTGCTGTGGATTGTTGTGGTGGCCATCTTCTTTATGGTGGTTTTCGCCGGTATGGGGGCGAGGATCGGGGCGGTTAACAAGGGTTCTTTGCTGAGCCTGATACGGCAGCAGTGGGGGAGGCCTGTAGCCATTGCCATCGGTGTGGGTGTATTCCTGGTAACGACCTCTTTTCAGGCAGGAAACTCCATCGGCGTAGGAATCGCTATTGCCGAAGGAACAGGCACCAGCCCGATCTTATGGGTGCTAGTGTTTAATATGTTCGGCATCAGTTTGCTGTTTTTCCGGTCTTTCTACAAAATGCTGGAAAAGCTCATGATCTTTTTGGTGGCCCTGATGCTGTTCTCCTTCGTCACAACCCTTTTTATGGCGGATCCCGATGCGGTTGGGGTGGCCAATGGCTTTGTGCCGGCTGTGCCTATTGGCTCGGCAGGACTGATCATCGCGTTTACGGCCTCCTGCTTTTCCATTGTGGGGGCCTTCTATCAATCTTACCTGGTGCAGGAACGAGCCAAACTCAGTAAGTCCACCGATAAAGACGGCAACATAACCGGCGGCAGTACCACCGGGATCCTTATCCTTGGGGTGATGAGTGCGGTGGTACTGATCTGCGCTGCCTCTGTGCTGCACCCACAGGGAATAAAAGTGGACAGTGCCTCGCAGATGGCCAAGGCGCTGGAACCGTTGTTTGGCGGCAATGCCTCTGCCTTGTTTCTGGCGGGCCTTTTTGGCGCCTCCTTTTCCTCGCTGGTCGGTAATGCAACCGTGGGAGGGTCCTTGTTGGGGGATGCCCTGGGGTATGGCAGCAACCTGAATTCCAAGCAGGTGAAGCTCTTTATTGCCCTGGTTATGGTGGCGGGTGCCACCATCGCCATTCTTTTTGGGAAGCTGCCCCTGGAGCTGATCGTGTTTGCACAAAGCGTGACCATTTTCCTGGTGCCTTTTATCGGGGTGGCGATGTACCTGACCGCAAACAAAGCCTCTGTAATGGGAGAGCACAGGAATAGCCTGATCACCAAGATTTTCGGGGGGCTGGGTTTGCTGCTCCTGATTGGCCTTGCCGTGAGCAATGCCATAGACATGTTGAAATAA